Genomic segment of Pochonia chlamydosporia 170 chromosome 1, whole genome shotgun sequence:
TCGAACCTTCAGCGACACATTTCATTCTCTCGGAAAACCCAGTAGTAGCTGATCTATACATACAATGAGCTATCTGCTCCAACGCCGCCAGGCTGACTCTTCTTCCCTTGCTTAGGAATGATAGAGCCAAACCCTGTGTGGCCAACATCTACACCACCATATTCATTACCTACTACTCGATCCTGATGACACGTCATTCATCTGCCATAAATCACGATGTTTGACTTCAGTCTCTCACAACCGTCTACAAGTGCCATTGCGAGCCAAAGCAACCTGCAGCTAGCTCTCAGCCGCACTAGGAGCCGTCAGCATGAGGCTAAATTGGGAACCAACGGCGAAAATGTGGGTTGACCATAACGCTGTGGATGCCTCTCCCGCGGTCGTTGATATCCTTTCCTGTCGAAACATCGATCTGTTCAAATGAAACTTCTGCGTCCGATTTTCATTATTACCCTTTAATGGAGCTCACGAACTCGTCGCTCATCTAGTTGAAGGCATAGCATTGCTGCACAGCCATAATGACCGACTGTCTTGAGGGAACAGGTCATCAGGATCAAGAGTCCAGTATCTATCCCCATGGCACAATCACCACACCCGTAGAGCCGGAGAATGCTTTGGTTAGCGACGATGAATATTCACAAAGACTTCAAGAACTAGCGGATTTGCCCAAAGTCCGCACCAACATCCAGGGCCTGTCCGGTGTTATGTTCGCATTGACACTTCCGATGCCCATGGAATTCAGTATTTTGCACAGCGTCATAAGCATGTCCGCGGCGATGCCGTCTGAGCTTTTCGATTTGCATTGTGAAGGCCGTGTTCTGAGGCCAGGTATTCATAGATTGCGGGACGAAACCACACTGCGGATTGTCTTGAGGAATCCAAACATGTTCACGCCATTCAGCAAAATTGCCACCCTAGATATCAAGACTCGCACGCACGGCGACTTCCTTCTGGACCTAGAGCGCCCTTATGACAGTTTAGTTGCGCATGTCAAGGCACAAATACAGGGGCTGATAAATAGACCAGCTGAGCAATTCCAATTGTACTTTGGAAACAAGCCCATCGAAAGCGGATACTATCTTTGGTGTTATGGTGTCTGGGACAAAGCGCCTGTGGTCCTCGAGATTCTCAACCGCCAGCTCCCACGGCCTCCTCGATACCAAGCGTTagtcgactttgtcaagactcttctttctcctccaGAGGCCCCTCGTGGCGCTTTGCCAGCACGATCAGTGAAAGACGGAAATGCGGATGAGAAGCACGGATCAAGATCAGCAGAAGAGGCCTCATATAATGGTTTACATGCTGAGCAGCCTGAGGCATTACAGAAGCGAACAAACTCACAGCAACAAGCTCGTTCAACTGAAAGGCAACCTAACGAAAAGCACCCAGGCAACGATCCTGACGAGACGACTCCGAAGGTGTCAGCAGAAGCAAGTAGCCAGCCATGTCCTACGGGCAAGTTGGAATCTCAAGCACATTCACTTCACATGGCCACGCCCACCTACAGTAATGTCTCTGTAGAGACAGCCGTGGAACCGATTTCTTCTTGGGGTGTTGAACCTGTTCCAAAGACGCAACGGCGAGCCATGCAAGCAACCCAAGATgcgtcaacatcaacagtaCCAACAGGGTTGCCATTGTCTTCCCCCTCAGCTCTGGCGGCAGATGATCCTCACGATGACAATCTCTATTCGGATGCGGCTGACCCAAGCACCGCACAGATGATGCCTATTGAGCACACTCATTATGCGGGTGGTGGGCTTGGAGCACGCGTGGCTGAGACTATTGACGGACAACAAAGGGTGCCACAATTAGATTCATCTCATCCAGCTGTTCCTGATGTTTTACAAGATTACGAACAAATCCAGGAGACAATACCCAGACTGAcaattgaagaagaagctgcaggaaaCAAAATAACTAGTGCTACCATCAATTTCTGGGTCAGAGAGATTTCTTGCGCTGATACCGCGAATCTGGCTGTGATTGCTGGCATCGTTGACCTAAATCCCTATGCAGGggcaacaaggagaagccacAAGATTACCTGCAAGCCCGCAAAGGGTATGATTGGTGCCGAGATTATGCTCGCGGCGGTAAAGACTGGGCTTGAGACGGTCAAGTCAATCCAATTCGAATTAGAAGATGTGATATCATTGAAAGACTTTCAGTCCACATTCTGCAGTGAGGGAAGGCGAACCACTGCCGGCCGGCATGGTACAAACGATATCATCCGTTTCGATGTGCAGggtctggatggagatgcaaaCCGTCTATGTGCGGTGCTTGCTGAGACAGATACCTTGTCATCGTCTGCTCGATGGGTCACACTCTATATTACCAAGCTCCCGCCGCCTCGAATCCCtactcctccacctccaccagtAGTTAAAAGGAAACCACGAGTACGACCAACGCAAGAACCGGTTGCGTCTATAACAGCGACAAATCCTCCGGAGTGTGTTACGGCAGAGCAGGAATACGTGGGCAGCCCATCAAAACCACCAGCCAAACTTGATACGGCTACCACTATCGATCCAGCGACAGTGAAACAGAAGAGGCGGTCCAAGATTTCGGGGTTTGCTAAGTCGTTGTTGAAATCGAAGAAGCGGGAGTAAAGGTGAAAGAAACCTCCTCCAGAAAGGTGATCATAGGATTTCGACGACTGATCAACCTGAGTGATAAAACTctgctgtcaagtcaactctACAAATGATAACTACAGATCATGGCATTTACAATGATATCTACTTTTCACATTACCCGCCGACTGACTAACTTTGTTTGCACATCATATCCGTAGCAGACATTTTGGCGCTTAATGACAGACACTAGGCGGATCAGTGGCGGCGCCAACCGTGAACCCCCTCAACTTTCCCCGCATATAGACTCACCCGCTATTGAAGACTTCGGGGCATAATACTCCGTAATCGGCAACTGAGCGGAATTCCGTATAGAAGGACGGCCATGAAGCCCTTGGGCCGTGACAGAAGATCAACGTCCCTTACATATCTAGGCACTTGGCAGTTGGACACATAACGCCCGATTCCGACAGCTTTGAAATCGCAGCAACTCCATGCCGAAGTCCATACATCAGCAAAGATCTCGAGATGGCTGTCGAACTTGTAGGAGGAGGTAAGAACTGTTAACAGTATCTACCCGCCGCGTACATGTCCTAACGCTCAAACTAGGAAAAAGAAGTGCGACAACACGAGCATTCCATGTAGCAACTGTGTCAGACTGCGCTTACATTGTCAACAAAATGTCGAATTGGTATGGGAGGACGACGCAAGACGGGCTGGAATGGCTCGAAGAGGCCCTGCGAGGATGAAATCGGTCGCATCCGGCCAGCGGTACAAGTCGAAGCATACTTCTCCCACGAGCACAGGGATTCACATCAATACTGGGTCATCTACAACCGAGCAGCAACTTGTAAATGTTGAGGCCGCATACTCGGCACCACCTGGTTCGCTTCGAAGCGTGCGTATATCTCAATGGCCATTCAGCTTGGATTCAACAGAGTCGATGCTGCTTGACCACTACATTCAGAGATTCTCAAGAACGTACCCAGCGTTTTCCGGGCCGACAAACCCGTTCTTAAGGGTCATTCTTCCGCTGTCTCTACAGAGCAGAGTTGTCTTAGACTCGCTACTAGCCTTGGGTGGCGTTCAAAGCTGGTCAAACGGGCGATTTACATTCGAGCACGCAATGCTCAAGTTGCGACAAAAGGCGCTGGAAGGATGTCGCTGCCTGATCAGCGAGCTCTATACACCTGTCTTGGAGACTAATGGCGAAATCGCACAATCCAAACAACTAGCATTAACCAAGTTAGTGGAACCTCAAGGCAAGGAGCCGAAGATTTTGTACCTACTAGCAAGTTGCGTCCTGATATTACTGTACGAAAAGCTCGCGGGAGAACAAGTGGAAAACGGAACCACACACCTACAATTCCTATCACATGTTCTTCCCGCAAATATCCTATCGCAGGTAATAAGCACCGCCGCCCAAGCTGAGATGCCGTCCACCTCAGAAGGGGAAGCATTTCAATTCATCGCGAATCTCTTCTTATACAACGACTTTGTCCGGTCTACTTCTCTCCGAACCCTAAGCTTCTCCGACTTTTATCTCTGCACAGCATTCCAGGAGCATGGGTTTTCGATCAACGAAAGCGACTTCCAAGGATTGCAAAGCCAGTACGGGGGAAGGTTTACATTTCCGGGACTAATTTCACGTTTATCAGCGGGCGATTCAAGTGTTACAGATGCAGATATTGCAGGATGGGATGGAGATCTCGGCTGGCTTCCGAGCTTCTCCCTTATGCCACCTTTACTGCAGGAAATGTACGAACGGCTCCCCATCACAGACGGGAGTATAGTTTTCGATTCAAGTTTCCGCCATTTGGGAAGCCTTCTAAGCCCATATGAATGGAAAGAAGAGCGAATTATTTCAGAAGTATACCGCATCACGGGCATCATATACCGACGACAGTGCCTTGCGCGACTCGCAGGGCAATCAGACACGGAGATACGAGGTCCAAATGGTGGAAATGGACGGCATGTGCAAACGGGCAATTTGCCTTCGTGGGCCGTACAGCTAATTCACACGTTGCCGGATAAATCGTCGCTCGAGAATACGCTGCTGTGGCCGATTGGCATCATTGGAAAGGAGCTTGGCGCGGATCATGAGATAGAGAGGGGTGTTATCTTAAGACGActggaggcgttggaggaAAGGTTTCATATGAAGCACTTTGGGAAGGTGAAGGAGCACTTGAAAGTGTATTGGGAGAACAGCGAAGGGCGAGAGTATGAAGACGGGGCAATTTTGTTTGGATAGTTCAGACGGTGGCTGACAGTCGCATTGCGTGTTAGCATGGTGTAATATTAGAAATTGAATAAGGCGGAAAAGAAATTTCCCTTGAACAGTTTCAAGAATAACAGAACAACGTATGTGTATTACTAAATAACCAAAGTGGCAATCTCATCCGTCTGATTACTGCTCAAGTGGCCTCATCTCATACAACGTCTGCTTAATATACTTGATCTGCTCTTCCGCCCAcgcctccacctccttgACATTAACCGTCTCGACAAGACACATGCCCGGCTTACCCTCTGCATCAGAAGCCTTCACATTCTCTTCATACCTCTTGCGAAGAGCATCAGCCGTCAGACGCGCCCTCTGCGCCAACACATCCAAACGGTACGTCGTCCACTGGTAGTACAGCTCAGTAAGGTGAGACTTGTTCCGAATATTAGCATTGGTAGTATCGTCCACGACCCGCGGATCCCTAGGTCTAAAGGACGTGACGATGGTAACACGCTCTGGCATATTGGTAACAGGCGCAGCAGTATGCTTAATATACCTCCCCTGAAGAAGAACAGCACTCCCCTACACATAGTCAGTAACGAAAATCAAGAATCCACGGTCTGCGTCAACTCACCATCTGCGGCGCCTTGACCTTAATAGTCGTCCCATCCCCTTTCATCAGCTCCGTCTCCCCGCCGCTCATGTGCCTCGCATCCGAGAGCATAACCACACACACCCACGGATGCGAATCCTTATGCCACTCAATAATAGGCTTGGTCTGATCCGTCACCGCCTGCTTCTTCACCTTGTTCTCTTCAAACGCCCTGATTGCATCTTCCGTAGCAACAGGTGGTTCGACGGGTGTGTTTCTAACGGCCTCGAGACCGCCCGGCCCAAGCTGCACGTTTGTGTGGCTGATTTCATAGTCCATCGCGGGAACTAGGTCCACGCCAGCGAttttgctgatgatgcccaGTACTTCGGGCGAGTGCCAGAATTTATGGATGAAGGGCGCGTAGCGGGGTGCCATGCCGCGGATTTGAACGGATCCAGGGCGCGTGTGGTGCATACAGTTGTCGAGGACGTCGTTGCTAAAGAGTTCGCGGCGGTGTTGGAGGACGCCTTCGggggagaggagggggaagGGGTCTGTTGTTGCGATGGGGGAAAGAGCTGTGGGTGAGAGCTTGAGGTCTTGCATGGTGAGAAttgaggagggaggggagAAGTTGAGGTGTTTGGAGGGGATGAATTCggatgtggtgttgtcaTCTTGGATAGATGGCTGGTTTGAAGGGGGAAGAGGGGATATGACGGTGGTGGCCAttgtgtttgtttgtgtaGATTGGGAGATTTAGAATTGGTTGCTGAAAGTTAAATGTATTGTGAAAGAGATTCTGGTGGTTTATATATACTGTGTTTTATATTGTGTAAGAGTATGATGTTTATCGCCAAGGGCTTCGAATTACCAAATCGGGTAATTGGAGGCGCCGGACGTCGAATAGCAAGAGAGCTAGCTGATGGCTCCCTCGGAGAACAATCGGAGCCAGCCACAACAACTTAGTATGATTTCAGGC
This window contains:
- a CDS encoding fungal specific transcription factor domain-containing protein → MARRGPARMKSVASGQRYKSKHTSPTSTGIHINTGSSTTEQQLVNVEAAYSAPPGSLRSVRISQWPFSLDSTESMLLDHYIQRFSRTYPAFSGPTNPFLRVILPLSLQSRVVLDSLLALGGVQSWSNGRFTFEHAMLKLRQKALEGCRCLISELYTPVLETNGEIAQSKQLALTKLVEPQGKEPKILYLLASCVLILLYEKLAGEQVENGTTHLQFLSHVLPANILSQVISTAAQAEMPSTSEGEAFQFIANLFLYNDFVRSTSLRTLSFSDFYLCTAFQEHGFSINESDFQGLQSQYGGRFTFPGLISRLSAGDSSVTDADIAGWDGDLGWLPSFSLMPPLLQEMYERLPITDGSIVFDSSFRHLGSLLSPYEWKEERIISEVYRITGIIYRRQCLARLAGQSDTEIRGPNGGNGRHVQTGNLPSWAVQLIHTLPDKSSLENTLLWPIGIIGKELGADHEIERGVILRRLEALEERFHMKHFGKVKEHLKVYWENSEGREYEDGAILFG
- a CDS encoding 2OG-Fe(II) oxygenase superfamily domain-containing protein; translated protein: MATTVISPLPPSNQPSIQDDNTTSEFIPSKHLNFSPPSSILTMQDLKLSPTALSPIATTDPFPLLSPEGVLQHRRELFSNDVLDNCMHHTRPGSVQIRGMAPRYAPFIHKFWHSPEVLGIISKIAGVDLVPAMDYEISHTNVQLGPGGLEAVRNTPVEPPVATEDAIRAFEENKVKKQAVTDQTKPIIEWHKDSHPWVCVVMLSDARHMSGGETELMKGDGTTIKVKAPQMGSAVLLQGRYIKHTAAPVTNMPERVTIVTSFRPRDPRVVDDTTNANIRNKSHLTELYYQWTTYRLDVLAQRARLTADALRKRYEENVKASDAEGKPGMCLVETVNVKEVEAWAEEQIKYIKQTLYEMRPLEQ